Below is a genomic region from Eulemur rufifrons isolate Redbay chromosome 24, OSU_ERuf_1, whole genome shotgun sequence.
agtttatttccagtttttgtctaACATGCTATACATTTCACTTTGTTCTCCCCACTAGAATGTCAATTTTGCGAGGCTGGAATTTTCGCTGATTTTGTTCACCTCTGTACCGCCAGCACTGGAGCCGTGTTGGattcatagtaggtgctcaatgaatacgTGCGAAGGAACCAAAGGGAACAGAGATAACTGCAGAGGGCGGCAGGCACGGGCTGTGCTGGACAGCAGCAGGGCAAAGGGATGGCGTGGCGGGGCTCTGGGTTGCCGGCAGTCAGGGCAGGTCCCCCTGAGGAACAGACATTTGAGCAGACACCTGAGTGTACGAGGGTGTGACAGGCATGATCATCCCCAGGCCTCAGCCACCTGCCTCTGCCAAGACACCCACTCCCTGCAGGAACAGGCAGCCTGAACAGTTGCTggtgccagggcagggctggagagGGACGCCCAGGGACACCTAGCCACCCACAGATAAGAGCAGCTGGCTCAGGCCCCAGTCCTTTCCCCATTCTGACCTGGGCCCAGTCCAGGGTGAGGGGGGCGCTGGGGAAGGCTGGGCTCGGCTGGCTGCGCGTTCCACGGGGAGCCCCCAAGAGGGTGACACTGAGGGGCCAGGCCAAGCCTTGGACATCacatgggtttgaatcccagttccaGCCTGTTCATGCTCTGTTTGCCCCCCATCATCTGCCCTGCTGCTCCCTGTTTTCTCACCTGGAAAATAGGGGTAGTAACAATACCTACTGTTAGGGACTAtttgtgtcccctcccccccatgcATATGTTGAAGCGTAGTCCCCAATGTATTGGCATTTGGAGGTGGGACATTTGGGTGGTAATCAGCtgatgagggtggagccctcatgaatgcgattagtgccctcataaaaagCAAACTGAGGTGATCTTGCTCTTGGCCATGtgagaaggcagagagaaggtgGCTGTCCCCGAGCCAAGAAGCAGGCGCTCCCCACACACTGGAGCTGCCAGCACCTTGGtattggacttccagcctccaggactgttgTTTAAGCCCCAGGTCTATGGCATAAGATACCTACCAAAGAactgaatacattattttataaacactctgggccaggcaccatTTCTAGGAAATGGACCCATTTGATTCTCACATCAACCCCATGGGGTAGCtgtcatttacagatgaggaaactgaggcacagagcagtgaaGCAACTTTCTGGAGGTCGCCCTGATGACACAACTAGGCATCAAATGACTAGTTGATGGTCCCGAGTTTTTGCTCCACTCCTCCTCACCATGCCACGGAGGGGCTGTGAAGGTGAGTTGAGATGCCCGCAGCCCTCAGAATGTGCGTGGCGCTGTTAAAGTGTTACACACACGGAGCGTCAGCGTCACCAAGGTACAGGAGAGCATGGGGTGGCATTTCTCCCTCTCATATCTTCAGAGCAGGCATCTGGCCTTCCGGGGGAAGCTGATGACAGCTGAGCCCCTCTTCCCTGAACACCATCCACAGAACCCCCTCACCAAGGCTGGGGCAAGGCAGTAACTGTCcgcctctcccacctcccacacaGGAGAAGCTGGGCGGTACCAGGGAGGGGCGGTGAGTCAGGGCTGAGGACCCAGGACAAAGGTCTAGCAGGTCCCACTGCCCCTCCCCGGCCCTCCCAGCACTGCCCAGGCCTCCCGGCCCTCCAGACACACATTCCACCATGGACCTCGACCTGGCAGCAGGTGCGCTCTGGGAAGTGGTGGCCTTGAGGCGCAGGGGGCCAGACTCAAACCTGGGGGCTGCCACCAAGGGGGCACTCCCTgagcttctcttctctctgcagcCCTGGGATCCACTTCCAAGAAGCCCGGTGGGGCAGGCCAGGTGGGAGACCTCAAGCACAGTCCCCCCAAAGTTCCGGGCCAGGCAGGGGCAGCTCACAACCCTAGGGTAAGTCACCTCACCACTGGGCACATTCCTAGGGGTTGGAGGGAGCACTGCCTTTGACTTTAGGGTCCTGTTGTGCCTTGGGGGACCTGGGCACCCGCCTCACTGCCACACCTCCATGTAGCACGGCCATGGCAGCTCCTCAGACTCCAGCAGCAGCTCCAGCGACTCGGACTCGGAGGGGAAGGTAAGgggctccccctcctcccaggcgTTGTCCTGTGCCCCGAGCAAGGTCAGCGTCCTCGCGCTGGGGCCGGTCTCCACTTCCAGCCCGCGACTAACTCCCTTCTCTCCCGCCCGCTGCCCTGGCCCACAGCCCCACGCCGCCGGCGCCAAGCAGCACGGAAGCTCCCCGGGCAAGGCCCAGAAGCCCAAGGTGAAGAAGAACAAGAAGGgcaagaaggaggagaagggcaaGAAGGCTTCCCACTGAGGGGCCCAGGCGGGCTCATTAAACCTTTCTCCAGCCTCCGGTCTCTCGACAGCGCTGTGCCGGCCCCTGTCCCTCCCGTCGCGTCCGTCCCCGGCTCCCTGCCCAGCCGTGCTCGTGGCCAAGGAGAGGCTGCCCACGCCGTGCCCATCGGGCTTTATTGTTTCGGTAACAGCGGCCGCGCGGGCGGCCTGTGCAGCTGGAGATCTCAGCACCGCGGCGGGGAGGGGGACCTGGGGACGGGGCGGCGCCTGCGCCCGGGCGGGGCGGACCCGGGCCGCGGGCGGGAGATGAGTCCGGCGGCAGCTTGGCGACCGGGAGCCGCGGCGGGAGGCGCCTCACCGCACCAGGTGGAAGGTGAGCCAGTACATGAGCAGGGGCTGCGCCGCCGCCACGGCCATGGTCAGGTACATGCGCAGCTGGTTCCGGGCCCCGCGCACTGGGACCCCTTCGGCCGCCGCCTCTGCCAGGATCTTCAGCCGCAGCGTCCGGATCTGGGTGGGAAAGACGGTGTTTGCCCTCGAGCCTGCTACCTGGGGACAAGTCCCTGCCCCTCTGCAGCCTCAAGTTTCTGCTCCGGGGGCCCCAGTTTCCCCAAATCTCCCAACAGGTGGTGAGGACTCGCTCCTCCCCAGGCCCTAAGCAAAATACGAGGCAAGACCCATCAGTTGAGGGAGGGGGCCAGGGGGCTGCCACCCTCTTGCGTTGGCCAGATGACAATTATTCCAGACTAGCcagaaatgctatttaaaaaaaaaaaacaaaaaacaaaaaaaacttttaagtgaTATCTAAATCAAA
It encodes:
- the C24H19orf33 gene encoding immortalization up-regulated protein, whose protein sequence is MDLDLAAALGSTSKKPGGAGQVGDLKHSPPKVPGQAGAAHNPRHGHGSSSDSSSSSSDSDSEGKPHAAGAKQHGSSPGKAQKPKVKKNKKGKKEEKGKKASH